The following proteins are encoded in a genomic region of Alistipes shahii WAL 8301:
- a CDS encoding aminoacyl-histidine dipeptidase, whose amino-acid sequence MDRNLVALKPALVWKHFAEIVRIPRPSSHEEKIRRYILDFARAQGLESKEDAAHNVYVRKPASKGMEDRKGVILQAHLDMVPQKNNDKEFDFTKDPIDAYIDGGWVTADGTTLGADNGIGVAAILAVLEDRTLKHGPLEALFTATEETGMDGANGLEKGLLHGDILLNLDSEEEGELYVGCAGGLDANMTFGYKAEPTPAGGYTAAKISVKGLKGGHSGIQIVCQRANANKVLFRFLNAAPCDVLLASVDGGGLRNAIPREAEAVVLVETRDYDEFAAAVKAYEETVRAEYAGIEDAVSVKVAEVGKPAEMLPKEVAGNLIKAVAACPDGVQRMSVAMPGLVQTSTNLARVVSDGRTVKLQCLLRSSVNTEKEALGESIAALFTLAGAKTELTGAYNGWNPDMESPILKAMTASYEALYGKKPAVTAIHAGLECGIIGSAYPGLDMISFGPTICYPHSPDEKVEIASVGKFYDFLVDTLRNVPEK is encoded by the coding sequence ATGGACCGTAATTTGGTCGCGCTGAAACCGGCGCTTGTCTGGAAACATTTCGCGGAGATCGTCCGCATCCCGCGCCCCTCGTCGCACGAGGAGAAGATCCGCCGCTATATTCTCGATTTCGCCCGCGCGCAGGGCCTCGAATCGAAGGAGGACGCGGCGCACAACGTCTATGTCCGCAAACCCGCCTCGAAGGGGATGGAGGACCGCAAGGGCGTGATCCTGCAAGCCCACCTCGACATGGTTCCGCAGAAGAACAACGACAAGGAGTTCGATTTCACCAAGGACCCCATCGACGCCTACATCGACGGCGGCTGGGTGACGGCCGACGGCACGACGCTGGGCGCCGACAACGGTATCGGCGTGGCGGCGATCCTCGCGGTGCTGGAGGACCGGACGCTGAAGCACGGGCCGCTGGAGGCCCTGTTCACGGCCACCGAGGAGACCGGCATGGACGGTGCGAACGGTCTGGAAAAGGGGCTGCTGCACGGCGACATCCTGCTGAACCTCGATTCCGAGGAGGAGGGCGAACTCTACGTGGGCTGCGCCGGAGGGCTCGACGCCAATATGACCTTCGGCTACAAGGCCGAGCCGACACCCGCGGGCGGTTATACCGCTGCGAAGATCAGCGTCAAGGGGCTCAAGGGCGGCCACTCGGGCATCCAGATCGTCTGCCAGCGCGCCAACGCCAACAAGGTGCTGTTCCGCTTTTTGAATGCCGCGCCGTGCGACGTGCTGCTGGCGTCGGTGGACGGCGGCGGACTCCGCAACGCCATCCCGCGCGAGGCCGAGGCCGTGGTGCTGGTCGAAACCAGGGACTACGACGAGTTCGCCGCTGCGGTGAAAGCCTACGAGGAGACCGTAAGAGCCGAGTACGCCGGCATCGAGGACGCGGTGTCGGTCAAGGTCGCGGAGGTCGGAAAACCGGCCGAAATGCTGCCGAAGGAGGTTGCCGGAAATCTGATCAAGGCCGTTGCGGCCTGCCCCGACGGGGTGCAGCGGATGTCGGTGGCCATGCCCGGGCTGGTGCAGACCTCGACGAACCTCGCACGCGTGGTGTCGGACGGCAGGACGGTGAAACTCCAATGCCTGCTGCGCAGCTCGGTCAACACCGAGAAGGAGGCGCTGGGCGAGTCCATCGCCGCCCTCTTCACGCTGGCCGGGGCCAAAACGGAACTCACGGGCGCCTACAACGGCTGGAACCCCGACATGGAGTCGCCGATCCTGAAGGCCATGACCGCCTCCTACGAGGCGCTGTACGGGAAGAAGCCCGCCGTGACGGCCATTCACGCCGGGCTGGAGTGCGGCATCATCGGCAGCGCCTATCCCGGG
- a CDS encoding PhoH family protein — protein MTETVGKEIMLEGVDPRELYGAQDVYLEQIKSLHPTLKIVARGQSLKVLGPEADTQRFAKRMEGLAAYYVKYGHVSAEVIEQCFAGGIAQDDAPVDKDVIVYGNNGTIVRARTVNQQRLVKLYDRNDLLFAVGPAGSGKTYTAIALAVRALKERQVRRIILTRPAVEAGEKLGFLPGDMKEKLDPYLQPLYDALNDMIPPAKLQKHLEEGTVQIAPLAYMRGRTLDNAFVILDEAQNTTLSQIKMFLTRMGRNARFIVTGDVTQIDLPRKSDSGLVRTMEILRGVDGIGIVEFDKRDIVRHPLVKHIVEAFDRSVEKDGTGDR, from the coding sequence ATGACGGAAACTGTCGGAAAGGAAATCATGCTCGAAGGCGTCGATCCCCGCGAACTCTACGGGGCGCAGGACGTCTACCTCGAACAGATCAAATCGCTGCACCCCACGCTGAAGATCGTCGCGCGCGGGCAGTCGCTCAAGGTCCTCGGCCCGGAGGCCGACACGCAGCGTTTCGCCAAACGCATGGAGGGGCTTGCGGCCTACTATGTCAAATACGGCCACGTCTCGGCCGAGGTCATCGAACAGTGTTTCGCGGGCGGCATCGCGCAGGACGACGCCCCGGTCGACAAGGACGTGATCGTCTACGGCAACAACGGCACGATCGTCCGCGCCCGGACGGTCAACCAGCAGCGGCTCGTCAAACTCTACGACAGGAACGACCTGCTGTTCGCCGTGGGGCCTGCCGGCTCGGGCAAGACCTATACGGCCATCGCGCTGGCCGTCCGCGCGCTGAAGGAGCGGCAGGTGCGGCGCATCATCCTCACGCGTCCGGCCGTCGAGGCGGGCGAGAAGCTGGGTTTCCTGCCCGGCGACATGAAGGAGAAGCTGGACCCCTACCTGCAACCGCTGTACGACGCGCTGAACGACATGATCCCGCCGGCCAAGCTCCAGAAACACCTCGAAGAGGGGACCGTGCAGATCGCCCCGCTGGCCTACATGCGCGGCCGCACGCTGGACAACGCCTTCGTCATTCTGGACGAGGCGCAGAACACCACCCTGTCGCAGATCAAGATGTTCCTGACGCGCATGGGCCGCAATGCGCGGTTCATCGTCACGGGCGACGTGACGCAGATCGACCTGCCGCGCAAGTCGGACAGCGGTCTGGTGCGCACGATGGAGATTCTGCGGGGCGTCGACGGCATCGGCATCGTGGAGTTCGACAAACGCGACATCGTCCGCCACCCGCTCGTGAAACACATCGTCGAGGCGTTCGACAGGAGTGTCGAAAAGGACGGGACCGGGGACCGTTGA
- a CDS encoding porin family protein: MLRRIVLTLLFAAIAAGAAAQRPRARVEWGVVGGINIPDYTTNMSETDVKNKLGWQAGITTAVNLGAFAIEPQILYVRQGLRIRPEGGSEINLKSNSIDVPVLASLRLLNPVRIYAGPVFTVMNDCKQKSGGDLLDFGRVRPSVSYTVGAGIVLMRHLLIDLRYNGQFRSKHDVVLPDGRQLDKLRTYNVALSFGYLF, encoded by the coding sequence ATGCTTCGCAGAATCGTACTGACCCTTTTGTTTGCAGCCATTGCGGCGGGCGCCGCCGCACAACGGCCCCGCGCGCGGGTGGAGTGGGGCGTGGTCGGCGGTATCAATATCCCCGACTACACGACCAATATGAGTGAAACCGACGTGAAGAACAAGCTGGGCTGGCAGGCCGGTATCACGACGGCCGTCAATCTCGGGGCCTTCGCCATCGAGCCGCAGATACTCTACGTCCGCCAGGGCCTCCGTATCCGTCCCGAGGGCGGGAGCGAGATCAACCTCAAGTCCAATTCGATCGACGTTCCGGTGCTGGCGTCGCTGCGGCTGCTCAATCCCGTGCGGATCTATGCCGGTCCGGTCTTCACGGTGATGAACGACTGCAAGCAGAAGTCGGGCGGCGACCTGCTGGACTTCGGCCGCGTGCGTCCCTCGGTGTCGTACACCGTGGGTGCGGGCATCGTGCTGATGCGCCACCTGCTGATCGACCTGCGCTACAACGGCCAGTTCCGCTCGAAACACGACGTGGTGCTGCCCGACGGGCGGCAGCTCGACAAACTCCGTACGTATAACGTGGCGCTCAGCTTCGGCTATTTATTCTGA
- a CDS encoding MFS transporter, whose translation MSVDKVDKRLLGPVLAGFFIMGFCDMVAPITGRIAAEFPPGQQAAVSFLPTMVFLWFLVLSTPVAALMNRWGRKATALLGYGFTVAGLMTPYAAGADCALGWYFAGFGLLGVGNTAIQVAVNPLLATIVPGERMTSYLTVGQIFRNTSLLLLAPIVTGLVAATGSWRLLLPIYAGLTVVGGLWLQLTPVPEPAQRERSAGLADCFRLLKNRAVLLSTLGVACFIAADVGIGFLSVRLIDNPSSILTTTGFYACRIVGTLIGAWVLVKVSDVKYLTWNMTGALALCAALLFVRNEAAIYAAVGVLGFAMACVFATFYAVATKAVPENANEVAGLMIMAISAGAVSGPVCGAIVRAWGNPHLGMLFVAACVAYMLWASIQLKMKN comes from the coding sequence ATGAGTGTAGACAAAGTAGACAAACGATTGCTCGGACCCGTGCTTGCGGGCTTCTTCATCATGGGTTTCTGCGACATGGTGGCCCCGATCACGGGCCGCATCGCCGCCGAATTCCCGCCCGGACAGCAGGCCGCCGTGAGCTTCCTGCCGACGATGGTTTTCCTCTGGTTTCTGGTGCTCTCGACTCCGGTCGCGGCGCTGATGAACCGCTGGGGCCGCAAGGCCACGGCGCTTCTGGGCTACGGCTTCACCGTCGCGGGGCTGATGACGCCCTATGCCGCCGGCGCGGACTGCGCCCTGGGGTGGTATTTCGCGGGCTTCGGCCTGCTGGGCGTCGGCAACACGGCGATCCAGGTGGCCGTCAACCCTCTGCTGGCGACCATCGTTCCCGGCGAAAGGATGACCAGCTACCTCACCGTGGGTCAGATATTCCGCAACACTTCGCTCCTGCTGCTGGCTCCGATCGTCACGGGGCTGGTCGCCGCGACGGGTTCGTGGCGGCTCCTGCTGCCGATCTATGCGGGCCTTACGGTGGTCGGGGGTCTCTGGCTGCAACTGACTCCGGTGCCGGAACCTGCGCAGAGAGAACGCTCCGCGGGACTCGCCGACTGCTTCCGCCTGTTGAAAAACCGTGCCGTGCTGCTCTCGACGCTGGGCGTGGCGTGCTTTATCGCCGCCGACGTGGGCATCGGCTTCTTGTCGGTGCGGCTGATCGACAATCCCTCGTCGATCCTCACCACCACGGGCTTCTACGCCTGCCGCATCGTCGGTACATTGATCGGCGCGTGGGTGCTGGTGAAGGTCTCCGACGTGAAATACCTGACCTGGAACATGACCGGGGCGCTGGCGTTGTGCGCGGCGCTGCTGTTCGTGCGCAACGAGGCCGCCATCTACGCCGCCGTGGGAGTGCTGGGCTTCGCCATGGCGTGCGTCTTCGCCACGTTCTACGCCGTGGCCACCAAGGCCGTTCCGGAGAACGCCAACGAGGTGGCCGGGCTGATGATCATGGCCATCTCGGCCGGGGCGGTTTCGGGACCCGTCTGCGGTGCGATCGTCCGCGCCTGGGGCAATCCGCACCTGGGCATGCTCTTCGTCGCCGCGTGCGTGGCCTACATGCTCTGGGCGTCGATACAATTGAAAATGAAAAATTAA
- a CDS encoding cation:proton antiporter, with product MLLFAHINLTLPLEDPILKFLLILVIILAAPLLLNKLKIPYLLGLIIAGAVIGPHGLNLVLRDSSIILSGTAGLLYIMFLSGLDMDMSDFRRNSWRSLIFGGYTFCVPLAFGILAGYYILGFPIYSSILLAGLFASQTLIAYPIVSKLGIARDKAVTIAVGGTVITDTLALLLLTVIVGMATGNVDDMFWWRLAGSVSLCIAIIVFLFPLLAHWFFKQVSDNVSQYIFVLAMVFLGAYLAHMAGLEPIIGAFLSGLALNRLIPRTSPLMNRIEFVGNAIFIPFFLIGVGMLIDYRAFFRDWESLEVAAIMIVLITAAKFVAAWFTQKTFRLSPDQRTVIFGLSSAHVAATLAAVMVGYNIILGHTPDGEPIRLLSESVLNGTILMILATCTVSTFATQRGAHNIAMRSAQDTGDRQPRQEDHILIPVADERTADELVWLSSMLKRAKEPNGLYALHAIDNKVEDPNVEKRAQKILDAAATAAAAGDIYLQELMRYDVNISNAIVSVVRERNITDIVMGMHHASPAVPGLTGIPGASGPGIGKMAADVLAQSNVTTFIYNPVQPLNTIKRHLIVVPEKAEQEAGFQMWQRRIRRLAENSGARIIVFAPEATLEYLRPKGRKHPANIDFVPFAQWDDLPSLEHDIRADDCLWFVMSRRDRVSYNPVMSRIPAYLEHFFSGYSSVLLYPVQAGDTESRYI from the coding sequence ATGCTGCTCTTCGCACACATAAACCTGACGCTGCCGCTCGAAGACCCGATCCTGAAATTCCTGCTGATCCTGGTCATCATCCTCGCGGCTCCGCTCCTGCTGAACAAACTCAAAATCCCCTATCTGCTGGGGCTGATCATCGCAGGCGCGGTGATCGGACCCCACGGCCTCAACCTCGTGCTGCGCGACAGCAGCATCATCCTCTCGGGTACGGCCGGACTTCTGTACATCATGTTCCTCTCGGGACTGGACATGGACATGTCCGATTTCCGCCGCAACAGCTGGCGGAGCCTCATCTTCGGAGGCTACACCTTCTGCGTCCCGCTGGCCTTCGGCATCCTGGCCGGCTATTACATCCTCGGCTTCCCGATCTATTCGTCGATCCTGCTCGCAGGGCTGTTCGCCTCGCAGACGCTCATCGCCTACCCCATCGTCAGCAAACTGGGCATCGCCCGCGACAAGGCCGTCACGATCGCCGTCGGCGGCACGGTCATCACCGACACGCTGGCCCTGCTGCTGCTCACCGTGATCGTCGGCATGGCCACGGGCAACGTCGACGACATGTTCTGGTGGCGGCTCGCAGGCTCCGTCTCGCTCTGCATCGCCATCATCGTCTTCCTCTTCCCGCTGCTGGCCCACTGGTTCTTCAAGCAGGTCAGCGACAACGTCTCGCAATACATTTTCGTACTGGCGATGGTCTTCCTCGGGGCCTACCTCGCCCACATGGCCGGGCTGGAACCGATCATCGGCGCGTTCCTCTCGGGACTCGCGCTCAACCGCCTGATCCCCCGCACCTCGCCGCTGATGAACCGCATCGAGTTCGTCGGCAACGCCATCTTCATCCCCTTCTTCCTGATCGGCGTGGGCATGCTGATCGACTACCGCGCCTTCTTCCGCGACTGGGAGAGCCTCGAAGTGGCGGCCATTATGATCGTGCTGATCACGGCGGCGAAATTCGTCGCCGCATGGTTCACGCAGAAGACCTTCCGACTCTCGCCCGACCAGCGGACCGTCATCTTCGGCTTAAGCTCGGCCCACGTGGCCGCGACGTTGGCCGCCGTGATGGTCGGCTACAACATCATCCTGGGCCACACGCCCGACGGCGAGCCGATCCGCCTCTTGAGCGAAAGCGTACTCAACGGCACGATCCTGATGATTCTGGCCACCTGCACCGTGTCGACCTTCGCCACGCAGCGCGGCGCCCACAACATCGCCATGCGCAGTGCCCAGGACACCGGAGACAGGCAGCCGCGGCAGGAGGACCACATCCTGATCCCCGTGGCCGACGAACGCACGGCCGACGAACTGGTATGGTTGAGTTCGATGCTCAAGCGCGCCAAGGAGCCGAACGGACTATACGCCCTGCACGCCATCGACAACAAGGTGGAGGACCCGAACGTCGAGAAACGCGCCCAGAAGATCCTCGACGCGGCGGCGACGGCGGCTGCGGCGGGCGACATCTACCTCCAGGAGCTGATGCGTTACGACGTGAACATCTCGAACGCCATCGTCAGCGTCGTCCGCGAACGGAACATCACCGACATCGTGATGGGCATGCACCACGCCTCCCCGGCCGTGCCGGGACTGACGGGCATCCCCGGGGCGTCGGGTCCCGGCATCGGCAAAATGGCCGCCGACGTGCTGGCACAGAGCAACGTCACGACCTTCATCTACAACCCCGTGCAGCCGCTGAACACCATCAAGCGCCACCTGATCGTCGTACCCGAAAAGGCCGAGCAGGAGGCGGGATTCCAGATGTGGCAGCGCCGCATCCGCCGCCTGGCCGAAAACTCGGGGGCCAGAATCATCGTGTTCGCCCCGGAGGCCACGCTGGAATACCTCCGCCCCAAAGGCCGCAAGCACCCGGCCAACATCGACTTCGTGCCCTTCGCGCAATGGGACGACCTGCCGTCGCTCGAACACGACATCCGCGCCGACGACTGCCTCTGGTTCGTGATGAGCCGCCGCGACCGCGTCTCGTACAACCCCGTGATGAGCCGTATCCCGGCCTACCTCGAACATTTCTTCTCCGGATACAGCTCCGTACTGCTCTATCCCGTGCAGGCGGGCGACACCGAAAGCCGCTATATCTGA
- the der gene encoding ribosome biogenesis GTPase Der, translating into MSLVAIVGRPNVGKSTLFNRLVGERKAIVDATAGTTRDRHYGKTDWNGKEFSIIDTGGYTVNSEDIFEDEIRRQVLLAIDEADVILFLVEVRTGITDLDMLMADILRRTSKKVILVCNKVDNNDQIYSSHEFYALGLGDPYCISSMSGSGTGDLMDAILDALPVETASEEDEDLPHITIVGRPNVGKSSLTNALLGEERNIVTSIAGTTRDSIHTRYNKFGMDFYLVDTAGMRKKGKTMEDLEFYSVMRSIRAIENSDVCILMIDARQGLESQDLNIHNLIVRNRKGCVIVVNKWDLIEKDSNTMKEWTEFLRKKLAPFNDIPIIFTSVLNKQRIFDVLQTAIRVYQSRKRRIPTSELNDYMLPLIENYPPPATKGKYIKIKYVTQLPTPTPQFAFFVNLPQYIKEPYRRFLENNMRDHWDFSGVPVQIYFRQK; encoded by the coding sequence ATGAGCCTTGTAGCAATCGTGGGCCGTCCGAACGTCGGCAAAAGCACCCTCTTCAACCGCCTCGTGGGCGAACGGAAGGCCATCGTCGACGCGACGGCCGGAACCACCCGCGACCGCCATTACGGCAAGACCGACTGGAACGGCAAGGAGTTTTCCATCATCGACACGGGCGGGTACACCGTCAATTCGGAGGATATTTTCGAAGACGAAATCCGCCGTCAGGTCCTGCTGGCCATCGACGAGGCCGACGTGATCCTCTTCCTCGTGGAGGTACGCACCGGCATCACCGACCTCGACATGCTGATGGCCGACATCCTGCGCCGCACCTCGAAGAAGGTGATCCTCGTCTGCAACAAGGTCGACAACAACGACCAGATCTACTCCTCGCACGAGTTCTACGCCCTGGGACTGGGCGATCCCTACTGCATCTCGTCGATGTCGGGAAGCGGCACGGGCGACCTGATGGACGCCATTCTGGACGCACTGCCCGTGGAAACGGCCTCCGAGGAGGACGAAGACCTGCCCCACATCACCATCGTGGGGCGTCCCAACGTCGGCAAGTCGTCGCTCACGAACGCCCTGCTGGGCGAGGAGCGCAACATCGTGACCTCCATCGCCGGGACCACCCGCGACTCGATCCACACCCGCTACAACAAATTCGGCATGGATTTCTACCTCGTCGACACGGCCGGCATGCGCAAGAAGGGCAAGACGATGGAGGACCTCGAATTCTACTCGGTGATGCGCTCGATACGCGCCATCGAAAATTCGGACGTCTGCATCCTGATGATCGACGCCCGGCAGGGACTCGAATCGCAGGACCTGAACATCCACAACCTGATCGTCCGCAACCGCAAGGGATGCGTGATCGTGGTCAACAAATGGGACCTGATCGAGAAGGACAGCAACACGATGAAGGAGTGGACCGAGTTCCTCCGAAAGAAACTCGCTCCGTTCAACGACATTCCGATCATCTTCACCTCGGTGCTGAACAAACAGCGCATCTTCGACGTGCTGCAAACCGCCATCCGCGTCTACCAGTCGCGCAAACGCCGCATCCCGACCTCGGAGCTCAACGACTACATGCTGCCGCTGATCGAGAACTACCCGCCCCCCGCAACCAAGGGCAAGTATATCAAAATCAAGTATGTGACCCAGCTTCCGACGCCGACGCCGCAGTTCGCGTTCTTCGTCAACCTGCCGCAGTACATCAAGGAGCCTTACCGCCGCTTCCTCGAAAACAACATGCGCGACCACTGGGATTTTTCGGGAGTCCCGGTGCAGATTTACTTCCGGCAGAAGTAG